A stretch of Aerococcaceae bacterium zg-252 DNA encodes these proteins:
- a CDS encoding HAMP domain-containing histidine kinase yields the protein MIQQMKRRFMLVSMGSFSLVMMILFILLNAFNYMQNIQLEEQRVMSFVDWQLGLTGLDTNYEGSASNNQNRRDSFNFENWFNFGNSLLGTEKSTRQMTNYFYVVYDTDGKLSETVVGWNDEVFEVNAQILATKIVKQEKERGWSGSYRFVKRKLTDGRIAVTYIDMYHELETIIHFAILSSLIFISLLMIVYLLLLFFSKQAIQPLIHNIERQKEFISNASHEIKTPLAVLSTNNDVLEMIGIKNEWTHSNRNQIKRLNNLIEQMLLLARFDEGKATLNLVMIHLNEVVADIVQDMQSLIEENEKNLVVDISESITLYTDEVSVRQLVSSLLENAVKYHVGTQPIEVSYHQDTHELWIRNECEPMTESECKQLFDRFYRRDTARSRETGGSGMGLSIAQAVAQSADIQLRVTLLSPTDIAFKLKFKVGK from the coding sequence ATGATTCAACAAATGAAACGACGATTCATGTTGGTTTCCATGGGATCATTTTCTTTGGTAATGATGATTTTGTTTATTTTATTAAATGCCTTTAATTATATGCAAAATATTCAATTGGAAGAGCAACGAGTGATGAGTTTTGTGGATTGGCAATTAGGCTTGACCGGTCTGGATACAAATTATGAAGGTTCTGCGTCCAACAATCAGAATCGTCGGGATAGTTTTAATTTTGAAAATTGGTTTAACTTTGGTAATAGTTTATTAGGTACAGAAAAATCTACACGTCAAATGACGAATTATTTTTATGTAGTGTATGATACTGACGGAAAATTATCTGAAACGGTAGTTGGCTGGAATGATGAAGTATTTGAAGTGAACGCACAAATATTAGCCACGAAAATTGTAAAGCAAGAAAAAGAACGTGGTTGGTCAGGGTCGTATCGCTTTGTTAAACGGAAATTAACAGACGGTCGTATTGCTGTAACGTATATCGATATGTATCATGAACTGGAAACAATTATTCATTTTGCGATTTTGTCGTCACTGATATTCATCTCATTGTTAATGATTGTTTACTTGTTGCTATTATTTTTCTCTAAACAAGCGATTCAGCCATTGATTCATAATATTGAACGACAAAAAGAATTTATTAGCAATGCCAGTCATGAAATTAAAACACCATTAGCTGTGTTGTCGACCAACAATGATGTACTTGAAATGATCGGTATTAAAAATGAATGGACGCACAGTAATCGTAATCAAATTAAACGGTTGAATAATCTTATTGAGCAAATGCTATTATTGGCCCGGTTTGATGAAGGGAAAGCGACTTTAAATCTAGTAATGATTCATTTGAATGAAGTGGTTGCTGATATTGTGCAAGATATGCAGTCGTTAATAGAAGAAAATGAAAAAAATCTTGTTGTAGATATTTCGGAATCCATTACTTTATATACGGACGAAGTAAGTGTAAGGCAATTAGTTTCTTCTCTGTTAGAGAATGCTGTTAAATATCATGTAGGCACGCAGCCGATTGAAGTGTCTTATCACCAAGATACACATGAATTGTGGATTCGAAATGAATGCGAACCGATGACGGAGAGTGAATGTAAACAGTTATTTGACCGATTTTATCGACGTGATACTGCTCGTAGTCGTGAAACAGGTGGAAGTGGTATGGG
- a CDS encoding response regulator transcription factor: MRLLLAEDEKDLARALAAILKHHSYEVDVVHNGEDALFYAESAEYDGLILDIMMPKKSGLEVLDTLRKRGAQTPILLLTAKNQLEDKVTGLDSGADDYITKPFDTPELLARVRSMLRRPATYVSDTLTVGDVTLDRSNYLLQANGQSISLNNREFQLMEMFFLNSNQVLSKELIMDRIWGLESEAEINVVWVNISSLRKKLQQLESKVKISAQRGLGYKLEVDA; this comes from the coding sequence ATGCGATTATTATTAGCAGAAGACGAAAAGGATTTAGCAAGAGCATTAGCTGCGATACTAAAACACCATAGTTATGAAGTAGACGTTGTTCATAATGGTGAAGATGCACTGTTTTATGCAGAAAGTGCCGAGTATGACGGCTTGATTTTAGATATTATGATGCCGAAAAAATCGGGTTTAGAAGTATTAGATACCTTACGCAAACGTGGTGCACAAACACCGATATTATTATTAACAGCTAAAAATCAATTAGAAGATAAAGTGACAGGATTAGACTCTGGAGCTGATGATTATATTACGAAACCTTTTGACACGCCTGAATTGTTAGCGCGAGTTCGCTCAATGTTAAGACGTCCAGCGACTTATGTATCGGATACCTTAACCGTTGGCGATGTGACCTTGGATCGCAGTAATTATCTACTCCAAGCTAATGGGCAAAGTATTTCGTTAAATAATCGTGAGTTTCAATTAATGGAAATGTTCTTTTTGAATAGTAATCAAGTATTATCTAAAGAATTGATAATGGATCGTATTTGGGGCTTAGAATCAGAAGCAGAAATTAATGTGGTTTGGGTGAACATTTCTTCTTTACGAAAAAAATTACAACAATTGGAATCTAAAGTTAAAATAAGTGCACAAAGAGGATTAGGCTACAAGCTAGAGGTTGACGCATGA
- a CDS encoding OsmC family protein, which produces MTYQSLYHTEVINQDGIEGVSYVNEPGGLTVSVSSPMKSIPGTNPEQLLGLALATCLNATIEAEEKRRGYEHQAVVRVAIDLAQDNPGYQFFVVANVEIPHVDKAEAASILETSLTRCPVVKLLKGSSNVKIQLVNP; this is translated from the coding sequence ATGACGTATCAATCACTCTATCATACAGAAGTTATAAATCAAGATGGTATTGAAGGTGTGTCGTATGTTAATGAACCGGGAGGCTTAACGGTTTCGGTGTCGAGTCCGATGAAAAGTATTCCGGGTACGAATCCGGAACAATTATTAGGTTTGGCATTAGCAACTTGTTTAAATGCAACTATTGAGGCAGAAGAAAAACGTCGTGGTTATGAGCATCAAGCTGTGGTAAGGGTTGCGATTGATTTAGCTCAAGATAATCCAGGTTATCAATTTTTTGTTGTTGCGAATGTGGAGATACCACATGTAGATAAGGCAGAAGCAGCGTCCATATTGGAAACGAGTTTGACAAGATGTCCAGTAGTGAAACTCTTAAAGGGTAGTAGCAATGTGAAAATTCAATTGGTTAATCCATAG
- a CDS encoding methylated-DNA--[protein]-cysteine S-methyltransferase: protein MATKVLTEELVYEVLSVVAEIPVGKVATYGQIAALINRPKNARLVGKILSVSDYYGDYPCHRVVNAAGRLAPHFVNQKRLLLEEAVAFKDVEHVDIQKHRWEV from the coding sequence ATGGCAACAAAAGTTTTAACGGAAGAGTTAGTTTATGAAGTGTTATCTGTTGTGGCTGAAATCCCAGTGGGTAAGGTGGCGACATATGGTCAGATTGCAGCGCTCATTAATCGTCCGAAAAATGCACGTTTGGTTGGCAAGATATTAAGTGTGTCGGATTATTATGGCGATTATCCTTGTCATCGAGTGGTGAATGCAGCCGGTCGACTAGCACCCCATTTTGTTAATCAGAAAAGATTATTATTGGAAGAAGCAGTTGCGTTCAAAGATGTAGAGCATGTAGATATCCAAAAACATCGTTGGGAAGTATGA
- a CDS encoding deoxynucleoside kinase gives MIVIGGMIGAGKTSVAKVIGEQLHSDVFYENVENNDILPLFYTATPEEQEAKRYPFLLQLDFLNSRFYDIKQAFHHRNNVLDRSIYEDWYFCKVNNDLGRISDMEFKIYEKLLNNMLEELDSLPQKAPDLMVYLHGSFETIMERIGLRGREFEQDESLRNYYYKLWLGYDDWVTNHYHASQVLTIDIDKLDVVNRPEDIPVLMKMVEDKLKSLDDTAEI, from the coding sequence ATTATAGTCATTGGTGGCATGATTGGTGCTGGAAAAACAAGCGTAGCTAAAGTTATCGGCGAACAGTTGCATTCTGATGTTTTTTACGAAAATGTGGAAAACAATGATATTTTACCCTTATTTTATACAGCTACCCCTGAAGAACAAGAGGCAAAACGTTATCCATTTTTACTACAATTAGATTTTTTAAATAGTCGATTTTACGACATTAAACAAGCATTTCATCATCGTAACAATGTTTTAGACCGTTCTATTTATGAAGATTGGTATTTTTGTAAAGTCAATAATGATTTGGGACGTATTTCCGACATGGAGTTTAAAATATATGAAAAACTATTAAATAATATGTTAGAAGAACTTGATTCTCTTCCACAAAAAGCACCCGATTTAATGGTCTACTTACATGGTTCATTTGAAACGATTATGGAGCGTATTGGATTGCGTGGTCGAGAATTTGAACAAGATGAAAGTCTACGAAATTATTACTATAAGCTTTGGTTGGGTTATGATGATTGGGTTACGAATCACTATCATGCGTCACAAGTATTAACCATTGATATTGATAAATTAGATGTCGTCAATCGTCCAGAAGACATTCCTGTCTTAATGAAAATGGTCGAAGATAAATTGAAGTCGCTAGATGATACAGCTGAAATATAA